Proteins found in one Cricetulus griseus strain 17A/GY chromosome X, alternate assembly CriGri-PICRH-1.0, whole genome shotgun sequence genomic segment:
- the Med12 gene encoding mediator of RNA polymerase II transcription subunit 12 isoform X10 encodes MAAFGILSYEHRPLKRLRLGPPDVYPQDPKQKEDELTALNVKQGFNNQPAVSGDEHGSAKNVNFNPAKISSNFSSIIAEKLRCNTLSDTGRRKSLMNQKDNFWLVTARSQSAINTWFTDLAGTKPLTHLAKKVPIFSKKEEVFGYLAKYTVPVMRAAWLIKMTCAYYAAMSETKVKKKNTADPFTEWTQIITKYLWEQLQKMAEYYRPGPPGSGGCGSTIGPLPHDIEVAIRQWDYNEKLAMFMFQDGMLDRHEFLTWVLECFEKIRPGEDELLKLLLPLLLRYSGEFVQSAYLSRRLAYFCTRRLALQLDGVSSHSSHVISAQSTSSLPTTPAPQPPTSSTPSTPFSDLLMCPQHRPLVFGLSCILQTILLCCPSALVWHYSLTDSRIKTGSPLDHLPIAPSNLPMPEGNSAFTQQVRAKLREIEQQIKERGQAVEVRWSFDKCQEATAGFTIGRVLHTLEVLDSHSFERSDFSNSLDSLCNRIFGLGPSKDGHEISSDDDAVVSLLCEWAVSCKRSGRHRAMVVAKLLEKRQAEIEAERCGESEAADEKGSVASGSLSAPSAPIFQDVLLQFLDTQAPMLTDPRSESERVEFFNLVLLFCELIRHDVFSHNMYTCTLISRGDLAFGAPGPRPPSPFDDPADDPERKETEGSSSSKLEDPGLSESMDIDPSSSVLFEDMEKPDFSLFSPTMPCEGKGSPSPEKPDVEKEVKPPPKEKMEGTLGVLYDQPRHVQYATHFPIPQEESCSHECNQRLVVLFGVGKQRDDARHAIKKITKDILKVLNRKGTAETDQLAPIVPLNPGDLTFLGGEDGQKRRRNRPEAFPTAEDIFAKFQHLSHYDQHQVTAQVSRNVLEQITSFALGMSYHLPLVQHVQFIFDLMEYSLSISGLIDFAIQLLNELSVVEAELLLKSSDLVGSYTTSLCLCIVAVLRHYHACLILNQDQMAQVFEGLCGVVKHGMNRSDGSSAERCILAYLYDLYTSCSHLKSKFGELFSDFCSKVKNTIYCNVEPSESNMRWAPEFMIDTLENPAAHTFTYTGLGKSLSENPANRYSFVCNALMHVCVGHHDPDRVNDIAILCAELTGYCKSLSAEWLGVLKALCCSSNNGTCGFNDLLCNVDVSDLSFHDSLATFVAILIARQCLLLEDLIRCAAIPSLLNAACSEQDSEPGARLTCRILLHLFKTPQLNPCQSDGNKPTVGIRSSCDRHLLAASQNRIVDGAVFAVLKAVFVLGDAELKGSGFTVTGGTEELPEEEGGGGSGGRRQGGRNISVETASLDVYAKYVLRSICQQEWVGERCLKSLCEDSNDLQDPVLSSAQAQRLMQLICYPHRLLDNEDGENPQRQRIKRILKNLDQWTMRQSSLELQLMIKQTPTNEMNSLLENIAKATIEVFQQSAETGSSSGSTASNMPSSSKTKPVLSSLERSGVWLVAPLIAKLPTSVQGHVLKAAGEELEKGQHLGSSSRKERDRQKQKSMSLLSQQPFLSLVLTCLKGQDEQREGLLASLHSQVHQIVINWRENQYLDDCKPKQLMHEALKLRLNLVGGMFDTVQRSTQQTTEWAQLLLEIIISGTVDMQSNNELFTTVLDMLSVLINGTLAADMSSISQGSMEENKRAYMNLVKKLQKDLGERQSDSLEKVHQLLPLPKQNRDVITCEPQGSLIDTKGNKIAGFDSIFKKEGLQVSTKQKISPWDLFEGLKPSTAPLSWAWFGTVRVDRRVARGEEQQRLLLYHTHLRPRPRAYYLEPLPLPPEDEEPPAPALLEPEKKAPEPPKTDKQGAAPPSTEERKKKSTKGKKRSQPATKSEDYGMGPGRSGPYGVTVPPDLLHHANPGSISHLNYRQNSLGLYTQNQPLPAGGPRVDPYRPVRLPMQKLPTRPTYPGVLPTTMTTVMGLEPSSYKTSVYRQQQPTVPQGQRLRQQLQAKIQSQGMLGQSSVHQMTPSSSYGLQTSQGYTSYVSHVGLQQHTGPAGTMVPPSYSSQPYQSTHPSTNPTLVDPTRHLQQRPSGYVHQQAPTYGHGLTSTQRFSHQTLQQTPMMGTMTPLSAQGVQAGVRSTSILPEQQQQQQQQQQQTAATQQQQQQQQQQQQQQQYHIRQQQQQQQILRQAQQQQQHQQQQPQQQQQQQQQQQQQQPHQQQQQAAPPQPQPQSQPQFQRQGLQQTQQQQQTAALVRQLQQQLSNTQPQPSTNIFGRY; translated from the exons ATGGCGGCTTTCGGGATCTTGAGCTACGAGCACCGACCCCTGAAGCGGCTGCGGTTGGGGCCTCCCGATGTGTACCCTCAAGATCCCAAACAGAAGGAG GATGAACTGACGGCTTTGAATGTAAAACAAGGTTTCAATAACCAGCCTGCTGTCTCTGGGGATGAACATGGCAGTGCCAAGAACGTCAACTTCAATCCTGCCAAG ATCAGTTCTAACTTCAGCAGCATTATCGCTGAGAAGTTACGCTGTAATACTCTGTCTGACACTGGTCGCAGAAAGTCCCTAATGAACCAGAAGGACAActtctggctggtgactgcaCGATCTCAGAGTGCTATTAACACCTGGTTCACTGACCTGGCTGGCACCAAACCACTCACACACCTAGCCAAAAAG GTCCCCATTTTCAGTAAGAAGGAAGAAGTGTTTGGGTACTTAGCCAAATACACAGTGCCTGTGATGCGGGCTGCTTGGCTCATTAAGATGACCTGTGCTTACTATGCAGCAATGTCTGAGACTAAGGTTAAGAAGAAAAATACTGCTGACCCCTTCACTG aATGGACCCAAATCATCACAAAGTACTTATGGGAACAGCTGCAGAAGATGGCTGAATATTATCGGCCAGGACCTCCAGGAAGTGGAGGCTGTGGTTCTACTATAGGACCCTTGCCCCATGATATAGAGGTGGCAATCAGGCAGTGGGACTACAATGAGAAGCTCGCCATGTTCATGTTTCAG GATGGAATGCTGGACAGACATGAATTCCTGACTTGGGTGCTTGAATGTTTTGAGAAAATACGCCCTGGAGAGGATGAATTGCTTAAATTGCTGCTTCCTCTACTGCTTCGA TACTCAGGGGAATTTGTTCAGTCTGCCTATCTGTCCCGCCGCCTCGCCTACTTCTGCACCCGGAGACTGGCTCTGCAGCTGGATGGCGTGAGCAGCCACTCATCTCATGTTATATCTGCTCAGTCAACAAGCTCTCTGCCCACTACCCCTGCACCTCAACCCCCAACTAGCAGTACACCCTCGACTCCCTTTAGTGACCTGCTTATGTGCCCTCAGCACCGGCCCCTGGTTTTTGGCCTCAGCTGTATCCTTCAG ACTATCCTCCTGTGTTGTCCTAGTGCCCTAGTTTGGCACTACTCATTGACTGATAGCCGAATTAAAACTGGTTCACCACTTGACCACCTGCCCATTGCTCCTTCCAATTTGCCCATGCCAGAGGGTAACAGTGCCTTCACTCAGCAG GTCCGAGCAAAATTGCGAGAGATTGAACAGCAGATCAAGGAGCGAGGACAAGCAGTTGAGGTTCGCTGGTCTTTTGATAAGTGCCAGGAAGCTACTGCGG GTTTCACCATTGGACGGGTGCTCCATACTTTAGAAGTGCTGGACAGCCATAGTTTTGAGCGCTCTGACTTTAGTAATTCCCTTGACTCCCTTTGTAATCGAATCTTTGGATTGGGGCCTAGTAAGGATGGTCATGAG ATTTCCTCAGATGATGATGCTGTGGTATCATTATTATGTGAATGGGCTGTTAGCTGCAAGCGTTCTGGTCGGCATCGTGCTATGGTAGTAGCCAAGCTTCTGGAGAAGAGACAAGCCGAGATTGAGGCTGAG CGTTGTGGAGAATCCGAAGCAGCTGATGAGAAGGGCTCAGTCGCCTCTGGTTCGCTTTCTGCTCCTAGTGCACCCATTTTCCAGGATGTCCTCCTGCAGTTTCTGGATACACAGGCTCCCATGCTGA CTGATCCCCGCAGTGAGAGTGAACGAGTGGAATTCTTTAATCTAGTACTGCTGTTCTGTGAACTGATCCGACACGATGTTTTCTCGCACAACATGTACACCTGCACTCTCATCTCTCGGGGAGATCTTGCTTTTGGAGCCCCTGGTCCTCGGCCTCCCTCTCCCTTTGATGATCCTGCGGATGACCCAGAGCGCAAGGAGACTGAAGGCAGCAGCAGTAGCAAGCTAGAG GATCCAGGGCTCTCTGAATCTATGGACATAGACCCTAGTTCCAGTGTGCTTTTTGAAGACATGGAGAAGCCCGATTTCTCA TTGTTCTCCCCTACTATGCCTTGTGAGGGGAAGGGAAGCCCATCCCCTGAGAAACCAGATGTCGAAAAGGAAGTGAAACCCCCACCCAAAGAGAAGATGGAGGGGACACTTGGGGTTCTTTATGACCAGCCACGACATGTGCAGTATGCCACACACTTTCCAATCCCACAG GAGGAGTCATGCAGCCATGAGTGCAACCAGCGGTTGGTCGTACTGTTTGGGGTGGGGAAGCAGCGAGATGATGCCCGCCATGCCATCAAGAAGATTACCAAGGATATCCTGAAGGTTCTGAACCGCAAGGGAACAGCAGAAACTG ACCAGCTTGCTCCTATTGTGCCTCTGAATCCTGGAGACCTGACATTCTTAG GTGGGGAAGATGGGCAGAAGCGACGCCGCAACCGGCCGGAAGCCTTCCCCACTGCTGAAGATATTTTTGCTAAGTTCCAGCACCTTTCTCATTATGACCAACACCAGGTCACGGCTCAG GTCTCCCGGAATGTTCTGGAGCAGATCACGAGCTTTGCCCTTGGCATGTCATACCACTTGCCTCTGGTGCAGCATGTGCAGTTCATCTTCGACCTCATGGAATATTCACTGAGCATCAGTGGCCTCATCGACTTTGCCATTCAG TTGCTGAATGAGCTGAGCGTGGTTGAGGCCGAGCTCCTTCTCAAATCTTCTGATCTGGTGGGCAGCTACACAACCAGCCTATGCTTATGTATCGTGGCTGTCCTGCGACACTATCATGCCTGCCTCATCCTCAACCAGGACCAGATGGCACAAGTGTTTGAGGG GCTCTGTGGTGTAGTGAAACATGGGATGAACCGTTCAGATGGCTCCTCTGCAGAGCGCTGTATCCTTGCTTATCTCTATGATCTGTATACCTCCTGTAGCCATTTAAAGAGCAAATTTGGGGAGCTCTTCAG TGACTTTTGCTCAAAAGTGAAGAACACCATCTACTGCAATGTGGAGCCATCAGAATCCAATATGCGCTGGGCACCGGAGTTCATGATTGACACTCTGGAGAACCCTGCTGCTCACACTTTCACCTACACGGGGCTAGGCAAGAGTCTTAGCGAGAACCCTGCCAATCGCTACAGCTTTGTCTGCAATGCTCTTATGCACGTCTGTGTGGGGCATCACGATCCTGATAG GGTAAACGACATTGCAATCCTGTGTGCGGAGCTGACCGGCTATTGCAAGTCACTGAGTGCAGAGTGGTTAGGAGTACTTAAGGCCTTGTGCTGCTCCTCTAACAATGGCACTTGTGGTTTCAACGATCTCCTGTGCAATGTAGAC gtaAGTGACTTGTCCTTTCATGATTCCCTGGCTACTTTTGTTGCCATCCTCATTGCCCGGCAGTGTTTGCTCCTGGAAGACCTGATTCGCTGTGCTGCTATCCCTTCACTCCTCAATGCTG CTTGTAGTGAGCAGGATTCTGAGCCAGGGGCCCGGCTCACTTGCCGCATCCTCCTCCACCTGTTCAAGACACCACAACTTAATCCTTGCCAGTCTGATGGAA ACAAACCTACCGTTGGAATCCGGTCCTCCTGTGACCGCCACCTGCTGGCTGCCTCCCAGAACCGCATCGTGGATGGAGCTGTGTTTGCTGTTCTCAAGGCTGTGTTTGTACTCG GGGATGCGgagctgaaaggttcaggcttcaCTGTGACGGGAGGAACAGAAGAACTtccagaagaggagggaggaggtggtAGTGGTGGTCGGAGGCAGGGTGGCCGCAACATCTCTGTGGAGACAGCAAGTCTGGATGTCTATGCCAAGTACGTGCTGCGAAGCATCTGCCAACAG GAATGGGTAGGAGAACGTTGCCTTAAGTCATTGTGTGAGGATAGCAATGATCTACAAGACCCAGTGTTGAGTAGTGCCCAGGCTCAGCGCCTCATGCAGCTCATCTGCTACCCACATCGACTGCTGGACAACGAAGATGGAGAAAACCCCCAGCGGCAGCGCATTAAGCGTATTCTCAAG AACTTGGACCAGTGGACCATGCGCCAGTCCTCCTTGGAGCTACAGCTGATGATCAAGCAGACCCCCACCAAT GAGATGAACTCCCTCTTGGAGAACATCGCCAAGGCCACAATCGAGGTTTTCCAACAGTCAGCAGAGACAGGGTCATCTTCTGGAAGTACAGCAAGCAACATGCCCAGCAGCAGCAAGACTAAACCTGTGCTCAG CTCTCTAGAACGTTCTGGCGTATGGCTGGTAGCTCCTCTCATTGCCAAACTGCCCACCTCAGTCCAGGGCCACGTATTGAAAGCTGCTGGGGAGGAATTGGAGAAGGGTCAGCACCTGGGTTCCTCTTCCCGAAAAGAACGAGATCGACAAAAACAGAAGAG CATGTCCCTGTTGAGCCAGCAGCCTTTCTTATCACTGGTGCTGACATGTCTGAAAGGGCAGGATGAGCAACGCGAGGGACTCCTCGCCTCTCTCCACAGCCAGGTGCACCAG ATTGTGATCAATTGGCGAGAAAACCAGTACTTAGATGATTGCAAACCAAAGCAACTAATGCATGAGGCACTCAAACTGCGGCTCAACCTG GTGGGAGGCATGTTTGACACAGTGCAGCGTAGTACCCAGCAGACTACAGAGTGGGCCCAGCTTCTCCTGGAGATCATTATCAGCGGCACTGTGGACATGCAGTCTAACAA TGAGCTTTTCACAACTGTGTTGGACATGCTGAGTGTGCTTATCAATGGAACATTGGCTGCAGACATGTCTAGTATCTCTCAGGGCAGCATGGAGGAAAACAAACGTGCATATATGAACTTGGTGAAGAAGCTTCAG AAGGACTTGGGGGAGCGCCAGTCTGACAGTCTGGAAAAGGTTCATCAACTGTTGCCACTACCCAAGCAGAACCGAGATGTCATTACCTGTGAGCCACAGGGCTCCCTTATCGACACCAAAGGCAACAAGATTGCCGGCTTCGATTCCATCTTCAAGAAGGAG GGTCTACAAGTTTCCACCAAACAAAAGATCTCCCCCTGGGATCTTTTTGAGGGCTTGAAGCCATCAACAGCACCACTCTCCTGGGCCTGGTTTGGCACAGTCCGAGTGGACCGCCGAGTGGCACGAGGGGAGGAGCAGCAACGGCTGCTTCTCTACCACACACACCTGAGGCCTCGGCCCAGAGCCTACTACCTGGAACCACTACCACTGCCCCCAGAAGATGAGGAGCCACCAGCCCCTGCCCTACTAGAGCCTGAGAAAAAGGCTCCTGAGCCCCCCAAGACTGACAAACAGGGGGCTGCtcctcccagcactgaggagcgCAAGAAGAAGTCCACCAAGGGCAAAAAacgcagccagccagccaccaagTCGGAG GACTATGGCATGGGCCCAGGTCGGAGTGGCCCCTATGGTGTGACAGTACCTCCAGACCTTCTGCACCATGCAAATCCTGGTTCCATATCCCACCTTAACTATAGGCAGAACTCCCTAGGCCTGTACACCCAGAATCAACCACTACCTGCTG GTGGCCCTCGTGTGGACCCCTACCGCCCTGTGCGATTACCAATGCAGAAGCTGCCAACTAGACCAACTTATCCTGGTGTGCTGCCCACAACTATGACTACTGTCATGGGCCTTGAACCCTCATCTTATAAGACCTCTGTGTACCGGCAGCAGCAACCCACAGTGCCCCAGGGACAGCGCCTTCGCCAACAGCTCCAGGCAAAGATA CAGAGTCAGGGGATGTTGGGACAGTCATCTGTCCATCAGATGACTCCTAGTTCTTCCTATGGTTTGCAGACTTCCCAG GGCTATACTTCTTATGTATCACATGTGGGATTGCAGCAACACACAGGCCCTGCAGGTACCATGGTGCCCCCCAGCTACTCCAGCCAACCTTATCAGAGCACCCACCCTTCTACCAATCCTACTCTTGTAGATCCTACCCGCCACCTGCAACAGCGGCCCAGTGGCTATGTGCATCAGCAGGCCCCAACGTATGGGCATGGACTGACTTCCACTCAAAG GTTTTCACACCAAACACTGCAGCAGACACCCATGATGGGTACTATGACTCCATTGAGTGCCCAGGGTGTCCAGGCAGGCGTCCGTTCAACTTCCATCCTGCctgagcagcaacagcagcagcaacaacagcagcagcaaacagCAGCAacgcagcagcagcaacaacagcagcagcaacagcagcagcagcagcagtatcACATCcgacaacagcagcagcagcagcaaattCTACGG CAGG cacagcagcagcagcagcaccaacAGCAGCagccgcagcagcagcagcagcagcagcagcagcagcaacagcagcagccccatcaacagcagcagcaggcagctcctccccaaccccagcCCCAGTCCCAGCCCCAG TTCCAGCGCCAGGGGCTTCAGCAGacccagcagcagcaacagacaGCAGCTCTTGTGCGGCAACTTCAACAACAGCTCTCCA ATACCCAGCCACAACCCAGTACCAACATATTTGGACGCTACTGA